The Deltaproteobacteria bacterium sequence GTGGCGTCGCCAGCGATAACCTGGTCAAGCAACTCGTAGAACAAATCTTCTTCGTCTTCCTTCGTCGCCCAAAACTCCGCATACAACACCTTGGTTGCGAGATAATCAGGGGCCAGCTCAATGGACTTCAGAAAGTGCTCCTTTGCTTTGCCCATATCCCCGCCGGCAAAACCCGGTGCCTTGGCGAAGTAAACACCAAAGTAGCGATGCGGCGCACCGTAGTAATAAGTTGGGTCCAGAGCCAAGACGCGCTCCATAATCTTAAAGATACGCTCTTTGTACTTAAGCAGGGCCGCGATACCTTGTTCGTTTGCCCATTTACCTAAACATACTGAATACCAGTACATCGCAGGCTGACCTTCGATCGATATTGAACTTACAGCATTTTCCGGCTTCTCACCGGCCTTAACTCGTCCTTCGAATTCAGCAGAGGATGCCACCATCGCACGCTCTCCGAGCGTCACGCCTTTCTCCAGAGATGCCAACATGCCATCCTTATCACCCGCAAGCCGCTGGTGAAGGTCACCGTAAAACCGGTAGGCTTGGGCCAACATCGTCAGGAGTGCCATGTCCTTGGGGGATGCTGCAAGTGCTTGCTCCCATTTCTCAATCGCTAATTTCGTTTGAACGGGGTCTGCGCGCAATGCCCACGCGGCGTCCGCTTCAGCCTTGATCGCCGAGGACACATCTGAAGAGAGCTCTGCGCCTTCGGCAACCTTTGTTTCGCGGTCCCAAATGGCTTCACGACTGCCGCCGCACGCGGTGAGGGAAGTAGCTACTAATATGACGGTGAGAACTCTAAATTGAGACATGATGGTTCATTTCCTCTTCGAGTGTTAGTCGATTGTTTTACTTAAAAGCTTTTCTGCCTTTTTCAATGACGTCGAGTAACTGCTTCGCTTCTGGTGACGCCTTAGAACGGTATATCTTAAAAACGTCTTTCGCTTTAGTCGCAAAAGCTTTCTTTTCGGCTGGAGTTAGCTGATAAACTTTGATGCCGTAACTACGGAAGTTTTCAATAAGCTGGGGTTCCAATTTGCGAACACCTTCTCGGCCTTCCTCTGCGAGAGCCTGGGGGTCAAGATGCATGAATTTCTGGATCTCTTTGGTTTGCGCGTCGTGGAATTTCTTACTCCAGACGAGCACTCCAGGCTGGTAGAGGTGCTGAGTGAGTGTGTAGTGAGTAATGTGGGGCTGCCAGTTGGCGGCAAATGTGTAGAGTGGAGTCTGACCAAACGCGACCACCTTCTTATCTCTGAATCCATCCGTAACTTGTTCGGTGCTTAACTCGACAGGCACCGCGCCGAGTGTTGACCAAGTTAATGGGTGAACCTTTGATGGCTGCGCACGAATCGTAATTCCAGCTAGATCACTAGGCTTCTTAATAAACTTGTTCGCTCCAATGTTGTGCCAGCCGTTTTCGGCCCACATGTATAGAACGAGGCCGCCCTTCTCGAGTAATTTAGACACGATAGGAGTTGCATACTTATCCAGTACAAAGTCTGCCTGGGCAGAGTTCTTGAACAGAAAGGGAAGATCGAAAACCTCAAGGGCAGGCGCATACTTATTCATCGCGCTTAGAGTACCGCCGTACATTTGCAGTTCATTCGCGTGAACCTTTGCAATGCACTCGTTCTCACCGCCTTTAGCGCCTCCGAAGTAAACCTTGATTTTCAGTTCGCTGGAGGATTCCTTTCGGATAATCTTCTTAACCTTCTTCGTGAGCTGCTCCCAGGGCGTGCCCTCGGGGGCCACGGTACAAACCTTTGCCTTCACCTTCGCTGACGCCATAGAGGGAACCATTGCGAAGCAGAGGCAAGCTGCAATCATGGTTACTCGGATTTCACATAACTGTCGGTACATTATTTTTCCCACCCAAAGGCATACAGATTAGAAGATGTCGTCAATCTCTTCGAGAAGGTTCGTCGCTTTTATTTGCTCAAAAGCCTGCTCTGGTGCTAGCCCTGGAAGAATGTCTTTATCTGCGTTGATTACGAAATCCAAAAGCCGTTTAAAGTGATCAGGGTCCTCTGTCTTGCGGGTATACATGTCCGCCATCAGGACGCTGGTCGAGAAGTAATTAGGCGCAATTTCCAACGCTTTCTCAAAATGCAGTTTTGACTTATTCATATCACCACCGGCCCATGCTGGTGCTTTCGAGTAATACGCTCCGAAGTAACGATGAGCTGCTCCGTGAAAATAATACTCGTCGAGCGTGAGAAGTCGTTGCATCAGAGCAAAAATTTGAGCTTTGTAAAAAAGCAGTGTTGGAAATGAATCTAATGCCGCATATTTTCCGAGGTTAACTGCGTACCAGTAGATATGGCCTGCCGCTTCCATAGGTAGGTGGCTTACGCAGTCTTCAACTGGATCTTGCAACTCCAAGCACTCGTTAAATTTCGGGCTAATCGCCTTCATGCCATCCATGGCATAATCAAAACCCTTTTTGTAGGTGGCCAGCATATCGTCGCGCTTGTCATCGTAGTCTTCCTCTTGTCGCATGTGGCCATCCGTCAAAAGGTAGTACCCCCGGGATAGCCATTCGTAGGCGATCCCATCTGCAGGCTCAGCTGCAACCAGTTTCTCGAGCTCAGCCAGAGACTCTTTGAGCGACTCTTTGTTGTCTCTCTTGCTCCAGCCAGTAGCCGCGTCACCTGGAGGCATCGGCGTTTTATCTTCCGGCTCCGCCTCAACCGCAGGGTCTGCAGCGTGTTGAACGGGTTCAACTCCCAGGTGGTCCTGGATTGCTCGAATCTGAACCTGGAGATCTGTGAGTTGCTGTTGTAGCAACTTAAGGTTTTTACCTAGGTCTTCATCCGAGTCTGCGAATGCTTGACTGGCAGGCATTCCTATCGCGACCGCAATGGTCATTACGATAACGTGTCTCATGTTACGACGTTTCATATGCGGCTCCGGGGCGTTGTAAAAAGCAATGGCACTCCAACCCCCATTAAAGTGTCTACTGAAATTTATGCCAAACATTTCGAGGTCATGTAAAGCGTGAGCAAATTCAGCAACCCTCCGTGTCTCAGATATGACGGTACTCCTAGGTGTTAAAATTCAATCAAATAAGGCGTGTTATACGTGGGGGGCTGTAGTCAAGCGGGGCACACTCCCCCAAGCTGGATAAACGGACCTAAATCCGGCAAGCCCTTGGTGTAAGTGCATTTGATGGGTTGCCTCAAAGGATTTCAGAGGTTAAACACGGCCGAAATCAATGACAAAGGGACCGTACATGACAATCCAAAAAGCAGCAGTTGTTGGAGCAGGTAACATGGGCAGTGGTATTGCCCAGAAGATCGCAACCGAGGGGTTCAATGTCATCCTGGCTGATATGAATGAAGAACAAGCCAGAAAGGGCGTGAAGCGAATCGAAACCCTTCTCATGGAAGGCGTAGAGCGCAAGATATTTAAGCCAGAGCAAGTTGAGACTATTCTGGGACGAATCAGCGCCACCGGTGACATGAATGATTTGAACGACGTCGATATTATAATCGAAGCTGTTTTTGAAGACATTGGCATCAAGCAATCACTTTTTCAGAAGCTTGGCGAAATCACGCGACCCGACACGGTTCTTGCGACGAACACAAGCTCCTTTCTGGTTGCCCAAGTTGCAGAAGGCGTCCAACATCCGGAAAGAGTGATTGGTCTCCATTACTTTTATCACCCCGCAAAAAACAGACTTGTCGAGGTAATAGGTCACGAAGCCACCAGCGAATCTGTGCTGGCTGATGCTTGGAATTTCCAAGAACGCATAGGCAAGACCCCAATCGATTCAGCCGACGCGCCCGGGTTTGTAGTCAATCGTTTTTTCGTCCCATGGCTCAACGAGGCCATCCGGCTCAAGGAAGAGGGTCACTCCATTGCGTCCATCGAGGCTGCCTCTAAGCAGTGCTTTGGTGTGGGTATGGGACCATTCGAGCTGATGAACGTTACAGGCGTTCCTATTACGCTACACGCCAGTCGCTCACTCGCCGGCGTCCTTGGTGACTTTTATGCACCTGCCGCATCCTTAGTGCCGCAAGTTGAAAGTGGCGAAAACTGGAATCTAGGCGGGGAGCCTGACGAGGCCTCCATTAAGCCCGTGTCAGAACGCCTGCTGGGAGTTGTCTTTACCATTGCTGGCCATCTTGTGGATGAAGGCGTGAGTACGCTTGAGGATACCGACATTGGCGCTCGCGTTGGTTTGCGATGGCCCATTGGCCCGTTCGAACTAGCAAACCAGATAGGCAAAGCGGTCGCTACTCAGCACGTTAAATCTCTCACTGAAAAATACAATCTAGATTTCCCTGAATGCTTCGCTGGGCCAGACCCCTTCGTGTTGTCGCGGGTAAGCCTTGATGTGGAAGATTCTATCGCCACAATCATGATTAACCGTCCCGATAAGCTTAATGCACTGGATCCGGAAACAGTTTCCCAGCTAGGCGAGCGCTTCGAGGAGGCCCAGGAAGACAAGTCAGTCGATGGCATTGTTATCGCTGGGGCCGGTAAAGCATTTGTAGCCGGGGCTGATGTTCAATTCTTCGTAGACAAAATCAGGGGGGATTCCCTCGACAAGATTCAAGCCTTCACTGAAAAGGGGCAGGCGATTTTTCGTGCAATCGAAAAAAGTCCAAAGCGCGTTATCTGCGCGATGGACGGTTTAGCGCTGGGCGGCGGAGCTGAGCTAGCACTTTCGTGCCACGCCATCGTCGCAACCAATCGAGCATCGATGGGGTTCCCTGAAACAGGCATTGGCATCTATCCTGGCCTCGGCGGCACGCAACGCCTCACGCGGCGACTGGGGCTTGGTCTTGCCCGCTATTACATCTACACCGGCGCGTTCTTATCCTCGAAAGACCTCGCAAGGTTAAACTTGGCTGATGAAGTTGTTGGTGTTGAGGAATTAGATGACGCCATCGCTCGAGCGCTGAAGACGGACAAGGTGCAAACGGCTGCCGAGTTGAGTAACCTTGATGAGCCAACCCGCGAGGTTGCACAATGGCTCGCTGAAACGTCATCTAATGACTTGCTAAAAGGGCAAGCCACTGAGCCTGAGTCGGCCAAGGCGTTAAAGATATTGAAGAAAGTCTCATTTAAAGCACCGCTGGCCATCGGCATGGTGGAGGAGCTAACGGCCATTGCGAGCGAAAAAGACCTTGATGAGGGCCTAAGCGCCGAATTGGCAAAGCTTAAGTCCATCTTCGGGAGTTCAGATGCCCTGGAAGGGCTCAGTGCACTTCTCGAGAGGCGACGCCCAAATTACCAAGGGGTTTAGAGCCCTCTGGTGCCCATTACACTTTTGATCTGGCAGCATCCCCGCTATAAACGGCATCAAAGAGTTTATAGGTCATGGGGGTCCAGTAATGAACCGTTTGAATTTGGTCGGTACGTTTATTCTATTATCAGCACTTGCATGTGCCGATGATGGCACTGGAGGCGGCTGCGCCTGCGCGGGTGATTACGTCTATCCCCGTGATATTGCTGAGGCTGCACCAACAGAGTCTGCCGTTCGAGCTCGAGTTACCGAGACAGGTTTCGACAGCATTGGCCGTGCGGTTCCAGGTATTTTGAAGGCAGGGTGCACCCCTGAAGGTGAGGATACTTCGTCAGCCTGCGAGCTGTCCAGCGACGACCCAAACATCGCCAAACTCTACCTGGGAGAGCCCGGTGCTCCGCTGGAGAGCAGCACAAACCTTCTTTTTACAACCATTTACGCGGAAGTGCGCTCCGGTGAGTGCAATGGGCAACCGTGCCACCGGTCCAATCTTGGCCTCCATCTGGATAGCCTCGATGGCAACGTCCACACCCGCCTCATAAATGATGCGGATGGGCCCGGCATCGAAATGATATTTGGCTGCCCCGAAAGCAGCATGAGTTCATGTAGTCCCGACCAGTTTGTAAACGTTTCATTGGATATGGTGTGGCTCCTTACTGGCTTTGGCGCTCAAAACGCGTGCAGCTTCATTGATGATCCCGGCGCAAACGCAGGCATCACCATCGAATCCGCCAAAGTTGTTTTACGGCCCAACATCGAGCTGGGTGAGGACCTTAAGCCATACCTGACCATGGTCCCTGATACTATGAACCTCGACGACCTAAACTTGGATTTTAATATCCGCCAAGAGGGTGCCATTGGTGACCCTGCTTGTGGCAACGACGGATGTGGTACGTGGTGTACCGTGACAGACTGGGCAACCAGTGTGGTTGAGACCTTGCTCCAGAGCGAGTTCCTGGCGAGCCTTCTCGCCGAACTGATTGCGGATAGCCTGGTTGGAGCACTTGGAGATGAGCCTCTCGAAGTAGCAGGCGAACTCGATTTGGTGTCACTGCTCGGTGTTGGGAATGAACGCTCAGACCCAATGGGCTATTTGGTCACTGCTGATCTTGATTCCCCAACGGTAACCGGTGAATCCGGTAACAAAGGTTTGAATTTCGATTTCGATACAGGCTTTCATAGTGAGTATGTTCCATGTGTACCTGAAATAGGGCCTTCATCTTGGCTGCTGCCGCAAATCGACCCACCGGGTGCCGTTATCCAGGCTCCAGACCCGGTTACGGGTCAGCTTCGATGGGAAAATTTCGACCTCATGCTTACACTCGGCGATGTGCTACTCGAGCGAGCTGCCTACAGCTTATTCAACGGCGGCAACCTCTGTATCAATCTCAAGCCAGAGGTTCTTGAGGAACTCTCGGGCGGAACATTCTCTCCGACCGTCTCGCTTATTAGCCTTATAGCCCCGGGTCTCGCCACCATGGCTGGGCCTGATGAGCCTGTGACCTTAGCTCTGGTTCCAACCTTACCGATGATGGTTACTTTCGGGAGCGGCGACATTATCTCTGAAGATGAAGTAGACAGCCATATTAAGATTTTTTGGCCGGATGTAGAACTCGCCATTTATCCTTTAATTGACGATTCGGTTCAGCGGCTTTTGGCGTTCAAATTCAACCTCGTGATCAATGTCTCCCTGGTGCCTGATGCAACGGGTGCACTTCAGATAATGATTGATCAGCTGGACCTCGCTGATGTGTACGAGTCCTACAATGAGATTGGGACTGATTTCGACCCTGCGGCTGTTGCCGACTTAATCGGTGTATTTCTACCCACATTATTAGAAGATGCTGACGCTTTCAAAGTGGACCTCGGCCCAGAAACACTGGGGGCACCCCTTGGGCTCAAAGTTCGGAAGCTTAACGCTGAAGGCCCTGAAGGGCGACACCTGGCCGTTTACTTAAAAATCTGTACAGAGTCGGAGTTAGGGGACCCTACAAACGACCTTTGTTATTCAAACAACGACACCTCGGCTGAGGAGAGCCTAATCAGTGGAGCCAATATTCGTTTCAACGAGAATAGCCGCGACTGGGAATTGCATCTCGCAGATTCATACTTTCAAGGGGAATATGCGGTCAGGGTTGACGGGCGAGGGCCATGGTACAACTACCGTGCGCCAGGAGCGGACGGAGTCCTAGTTCTAGAACAGCCGCAACTAAGGTTCCCGGGGCCACACGAGATCGAGGTCATGGTGCGCCAGCAAGGCACCAACTCCACTCAGCGTGTAAGGCGTGCCTATACGGCTGTCACGAAATCCGTTCTGAGCTTTAATGGTCAAGTAAGCGATGACACTGTTACTGTCCACGCCTGGAATGGCAACGGCGACGTTGTCGGTCATCCTGTAGAGGTCCAGCTGGTCAACGCCTTAGGCGCGATGACGACGATTTCAGGGCAGAGCGGGGACATCATAGCTCTGCCTGGCGACTTCGAAAAAGTGTCAGCGCGGCTTCTCTATTCATCCACAACCGGTTCACATTGGCGGGTTTTGAGCGCATCCACGAAAACCGTGGAGCCAGTGGCTCCCGTGTCTCAAATTAAGACAGAGGAAGATCTCGGCTGCAGCGCAACTTCGGCGCCCATCTTTTGGCTCCCTTTGTGTTTCATATTGATACACCTTCTTCGACGAAAAAGAGTCGGCACCGAGCTCTAATTTCCGTTATTGCAATTTTCTCGCGTCGCTTTCTGACTTAAACCGACCAAAAAAACACCCCGAAGATCCCTTTTGTCAGCGTGCGTTATCCGCCGCGCCTATACATGATTGCGCTGCTTATGAATGATGCTGATTCATTCCTTGTCCGAAATATTCCCTAAAAATTTCAGATAGTTTCGTTCGCTGATGAAAATTTGATTGTCAAAATGAGGTCGTTGCATTTTGCACCGCTCGGTTATCCCACATGTGGGTCGCTGTGTGCCCACGGAATGTGAGCGGGATCACACACCTTGAACTTGTTGAGATCCGCTTGAGCGACATCTGAAAAGTCCTATAATTTTTGAACTGTCGATTCGTTATCGACGTTAGCTACGACCAGTAGCGGGGGGTAAATGCAGTGATTAATAGCATCAAAGGGCCGTTTGGCCTGGTTCTCATATGTTTTATGTCGTTCTTAACATCCGGTTGTATGATTGCCGAGTTCTTCGAGGAAGAGTCTTCGTCAGAAGACGGCACGGTTACAGACAACTGCGGTGCCGAAGAGACGGCGTGTCCCGCACCAGAGAACGCCACTGCGTCATGTGTAAGCTCGCAATGCGCCTGGGAGTGCGATGAAGGCTTTCACGTAAACGATGCGCGAGACCCCTCGGGATGCCTTGCAGATGACACGGTCAATAGCTGCACACCTGCTGGTGTCGATTGCCGCGCTGCTGCTCCATCCAACTCAACGGCCACCTGCGATGGTGTGAGCTGCGGGTTCGAGTGTAACGATGGTTTTGACCTCACGGCGAACGGTGTTTGTCAGCGTCAGTGTCAGTCCGATGAAGAGTGCCCCGTGTTCTCGTTCGGCTGCATTAACGGCGATTGCAAGTCGCCGACCGATACCTGCGACGGTCAAGACGAGTTCTCACAATGCTTCGGTCCTAATGATGCCACTGGTCAGGCAATGGTTGGGTACTGTGTAACGAACCCTGCAACCTCAACTCGAATCTGTGTAAACTCATGCGACCCGTCAATCGGTTGCAATGAAGCCTCTTCCGTGTGCCAGCCCCTCGGCGCAGTAGAGGATATCGAGAACACTGAAAACGTCCCAGCTTTGTGTAAAACGGCCTGCGCTTCAGATGCTGAGTGTCCGGCCGGTACCTTTGGTTGTGAAAATGGTGTCTGCGTATCACCTTTTGGTGGCGGTGGAACCTGCGAAAATATCGGTGACATTTGTGCAACACCCGGCGGGACCGAAGGGCGCTGCTTTTCGGCGGGCGGAGATCCATTGTGCTTGGCAGTCTGTGACCCTGTTGGTGAAGTCGCCTGCGCGACGCCGGGCAGTGTTTGCCAAGCTTCCGGTATCATCGGTGATCCGACAACATACGGTGTATGTATTCCACCCGGGCAAATTCCTGATGTAGCTTTTTGCCCAACGGGTACTCTCGGTCTCTACGATGGTTCCTGTGTGCCGCCGTCCGCGATTGCTTGCGACGGGGTTGAAATGAACGGTGCGTGTTCATTTAGCTATTTCGGCAGCGACCATTACGGTTATTGCTACGGCGCCGACGAAGCGTCAAAGGTCTGTTTGGCGTCATGTGATGTTGAAAGTGGCATTGCTTGTGAGAATCCGAACAACGTGTGTCAGCCAGCAGGCATCATCGGTGACCCATCAACCGTTCAGGTTTGTATTCCCAATAACATTCTCTTGGGTGACGAAGATTGCCCGACAGGTACCCACGGTTTCTACGACGGAGCGTGCGTGCCACCATCGGTTATTCCTTGTTTGAATGCTGACGACCCTTCTGACTTCACCAGCACGC is a genomic window containing:
- the dctP gene encoding TRAP transporter substrate-binding protein DctP, translated to MYRQLCEIRVTMIAACLCFAMVPSMASAKVKAKVCTVAPEGTPWEQLTKKVKKIIRKESSSELKIKVYFGGAKGGENECIAKVHANELQMYGGTLSAMNKYAPALEVFDLPFLFKNSAQADFVLDKYATPIVSKLLEKGGLVLYMWAENGWHNIGANKFIKKPSDLAGITIRAQPSKVHPLTWSTLGAVPVELSTEQVTDGFRDKKVVAFGQTPLYTFAANWQPHITHYTLTQHLYQPGVLVWSKKFHDAQTKEIQKFMHLDPQALAEEGREGVRKLEPQLIENFRSYGIKVYQLTPAEKKAFATKAKDVFKIYRSKASPEAKQLLDVIEKGRKAFK
- a CDS encoding 3-hydroxyacyl-CoA dehydrogenase/enoyl-CoA hydratase family protein, which produces MTIQKAAVVGAGNMGSGIAQKIATEGFNVILADMNEEQARKGVKRIETLLMEGVERKIFKPEQVETILGRISATGDMNDLNDVDIIIEAVFEDIGIKQSLFQKLGEITRPDTVLATNTSSFLVAQVAEGVQHPERVIGLHYFYHPAKNRLVEVIGHEATSESVLADAWNFQERIGKTPIDSADAPGFVVNRFFVPWLNEAIRLKEEGHSIASIEAASKQCFGVGMGPFELMNVTGVPITLHASRSLAGVLGDFYAPAASLVPQVESGENWNLGGEPDEASIKPVSERLLGVVFTIAGHLVDEGVSTLEDTDIGARVGLRWPIGPFELANQIGKAVATQHVKSLTEKYNLDFPECFAGPDPFVLSRVSLDVEDSIATIMINRPDKLNALDPETVSQLGERFEEAQEDKSVDGIVIAGAGKAFVAGADVQFFVDKIRGDSLDKIQAFTEKGQAIFRAIEKSPKRVICAMDGLALGGGAELALSCHAIVATNRASMGFPETGIGIYPGLGGTQRLTRRLGLGLARYYIYTGAFLSSKDLARLNLADEVVGVEELDDAIARALKTDKVQTAAELSNLDEPTREVAQWLAETSSNDLLKGQATEPESAKALKILKKVSFKAPLAIGMVEELTAIASEKDLDEGLSAELAKLKSIFGSSDALEGLSALLERRRPNYQGV